From a single Vibrio tubiashii genomic region:
- a CDS encoding MlaD family protein gives MSNPSPTQNSYSPNIKRNKGLSPLWLLPILTMVLAGWLVFKAVQDAGQRVQIYFSDAQGLIAGRTTIRYQGLEVGMVKDINLAEDLQSIYVDADIYPEATKLLTKETRFWMVKPTASLSGISGLDALVSGNYIAISPSSNPSEPETEFTALERAPSDLMASEGLNISLKARDLGGISVGSQIVYRKIPIGEVYSYQLHSDSKHVVIQASIQDEYRHIITDDSRFWNVSGIGANIGFEGVDVRLESFSALIGGSIAVDSPDGGAPVADNTEFRLYPDIKTAGRGIAIKVELPDNNNISENGAPIMYRGIEIGQITDLELSNGRESIIASAAIQPAFSDMLTTGSKFILEEAKVSLSGVENIANIVKGNFLTIVPGEGNRSRKFSAVRKDEFNRQQARSVSVHLVADNSFGLDEGAHILYRGISVGSVTQVRLVDDKVQLDALVDSDYAHLIKSQNRFFVTGSASAELTESGLNISVPPAKQLLTGSISFVSEGKENALEEYRLYPSKSLAELAKYNMSGSTKLTMYANELPPISKGSPLLYRNLQVGNVADFYLVDGGVIISASIENQYKHLVTEQTVFWNRSGVEIDASLAGINVKAAPLKSLIQGGIAFDSLPGVDNKQNDKWLLYKDFKTARKFGQVITLTLEGENTLSKGTSINYNGVKVGEVTLVVPNFDRKSVEVKARILPEYTDTIAVEGSYFWLPKAEVGLRGVKNIQNLLAQSISVQPGKGKSKNQFALHTNKKAIRGVTFTLQSESRGSISAGTPVLYREIEVGEVTKVELGEFADRVVSTVVIDPNYAYLVRRNSVFWNTSGVDVSIGLTGANIKAGTFDSLVRGGITFSTPEQKQLEPIAEQGQSFYLYAKAEDGWKEWRAAIPKP, from the coding sequence ATGAGTAATCCTTCTCCGACACAAAACTCTTACTCGCCTAATATCAAGCGTAATAAAGGGCTATCGCCATTGTGGCTGCTACCTATATTGACCATGGTATTAGCAGGATGGTTGGTGTTTAAAGCGGTTCAAGATGCTGGGCAGCGCGTGCAGATCTACTTTTCTGATGCACAAGGCCTAATTGCAGGTAGAACAACGATTCGCTACCAAGGTCTAGAAGTGGGTATGGTGAAAGACATCAACCTAGCGGAAGACTTACAAAGTATTTATGTAGATGCAGATATTTACCCTGAAGCAACTAAGCTACTGACGAAAGAGACTCGATTTTGGATGGTCAAGCCTACCGCGAGCCTATCAGGGATCTCCGGACTCGATGCGCTCGTTTCGGGCAACTACATCGCCATATCACCGAGCAGTAACCCATCAGAACCCGAAACAGAATTTACGGCTCTAGAGCGAGCGCCATCTGATCTTATGGCAAGTGAAGGCTTGAATATTTCACTCAAAGCGCGTGACCTTGGAGGAATCTCTGTTGGTTCGCAAATTGTGTATCGTAAAATCCCAATTGGCGAAGTATATAGCTATCAGCTCCATTCAGATTCAAAACACGTCGTGATTCAAGCATCTATCCAAGATGAATACCGACATATCATCACAGATGACAGTCGCTTTTGGAACGTAAGCGGTATTGGGGCCAATATTGGTTTTGAAGGTGTCGATGTGCGCCTTGAAAGCTTCAGCGCATTAATTGGCGGCTCTATCGCCGTTGACTCTCCAGATGGAGGTGCGCCTGTTGCTGACAACACTGAATTTAGACTCTACCCCGATATCAAAACGGCGGGTCGTGGTATTGCAATTAAGGTTGAGCTTCCTGACAACAACAACATCAGTGAAAACGGTGCGCCAATCATGTATCGCGGTATCGAAATCGGCCAGATCACTGATTTAGAACTGAGTAATGGACGTGAAAGCATTATCGCTTCAGCAGCCATTCAACCCGCTTTCAGCGATATGCTGACCACTGGCAGTAAATTTATTCTCGAAGAAGCCAAAGTGTCGCTTTCTGGTGTGGAAAACATTGCCAACATCGTTAAAGGTAACTTCTTAACGATTGTTCCGGGTGAAGGAAATCGCTCACGTAAATTTAGTGCCGTTCGAAAAGATGAGTTTAATCGCCAGCAAGCTCGCTCGGTGTCGGTTCACTTGGTTGCAGACAACTCATTTGGCTTAGATGAGGGGGCACATATTCTCTACCGCGGTATTAGTGTCGGTAGTGTGACTCAAGTTCGTTTAGTGGACGATAAAGTTCAACTCGACGCTTTAGTTGATAGCGATTACGCCCATTTGATCAAATCTCAGAACCGTTTCTTTGTGACCGGCAGTGCCAGTGCTGAATTGACAGAATCTGGGCTAAACATCAGCGTTCCACCCGCTAAGCAACTTCTGACCGGTTCCATCAGTTTTGTCAGTGAAGGAAAAGAAAACGCGCTGGAAGAGTATCGACTCTACCCAAGTAAGTCGTTGGCTGAACTGGCGAAGTACAATATGTCTGGTTCGACTAAGTTAACGATGTACGCTAACGAGTTGCCTCCGATTAGCAAAGGTAGCCCACTGCTCTATCGTAACCTTCAAGTTGGTAACGTGGCTGATTTCTATCTAGTTGATGGTGGCGTCATTATCTCAGCCAGTATCGAAAACCAGTATAAACATTTAGTCACAGAACAAACTGTGTTTTGGAATCGCTCCGGCGTCGAGATTGATGCCAGCCTTGCGGGTATTAATGTTAAGGCCGCGCCACTCAAATCACTGATTCAAGGTGGCATCGCGTTTGACTCACTGCCTGGCGTCGACAACAAGCAAAATGACAAATGGCTACTGTATAAAGATTTCAAGACGGCTCGTAAGTTTGGCCAAGTGATTACCCTGACGCTTGAAGGCGAGAACACGCTTTCTAAGGGAACAAGCATCAACTATAACGGTGTAAAAGTCGGTGAAGTAACGCTTGTGGTGCCTAACTTTGACCGTAAGAGTGTCGAAGTCAAAGCGCGTATTCTTCCGGAATACACTGATACGATTGCCGTTGAAGGTTCTTACTTCTGGCTACCAAAAGCCGAAGTTGGACTTCGTGGTGTGAAGAATATTCAGAACTTGCTCGCGCAATCCATCAGCGTACAACCAGGTAAGGGTAAATCGAAGAACCAGTTCGCTTTGCATACCAATAAGAAAGCTATCCGTGGCGTTACCTTTACTCTGCAAAGTGAATCTCGCGGCTCAATCAGCGCCGGTACACCTGTCCTTTACCGAGAGATTGAAGTCGGTGAAGTGACTAAGGTTGAGTTGGGTGAGTTCGCTGACCGCGTGGTTTCGACGGTTGTTATTGACCCTAACTACGCCTATCTGGTACGACGCAATAGTGTTTTCTGGAATACATCAGGTGTGGACGTTTCTATCGGTCTCACCGGAGCAAACATCAAGGCGGGAACATTTGATAGTTTAGTTCGTGGGGGTATCACCTTCTCCACACCAGAACAAAAGCAGCTAGAACCAATCGCTGAGCAAGGTCAATCCTTCTATCTTTACGCTAAAGCAGAAGATGGTTGGAAAGAATGGCGAGCGGCGATTCCTAAACCCTAG
- a CDS encoding paraquat-inducible protein A, protein MSPPQPLRAHSSTLTSIRLCDGCELPVDLVTVERGKSAYCPRCNTKLYRGGRPSLSGNLAIALTCLLLFIPSHFFDFISIRLFGVMIPATLPDGVFTLFQEGFVMLSLLIFFCSSIAPLIVCSSVVTAHIALKYHQFKLLKISLALVQHLKPWVMIDVFLVSIAISCFKLQDYSDIIVGPGLIGLLLLQVSTVLLVTRVSVRRYWEVYEPEDKYAATEKTLHCHHCHLSQPEGTECKRCHSPIHHRKPRSIQKTWAYLIAASIAIFPANLIPISILLTNGKRLEDTIFSGVASLVKSGMTGIAVIIFVASIVVPVAKILGLSYLLLAIQFKRKVYHRHRMTIYFIIKWIGRWSMMDLFVISIMMTLVDRGQILDFTPGYGAVAFGIVVVLTMLAAESMDPRLIWDNYPDENKNKESLNE, encoded by the coding sequence ATGAGCCCCCCTCAACCTCTCCGCGCCCACTCATCGACCTTAACGTCGATTCGACTATGCGATGGCTGTGAGCTCCCTGTCGACTTGGTGACCGTCGAGCGCGGTAAAAGTGCCTATTGCCCTCGATGTAATACCAAATTATACCGAGGCGGTCGCCCTTCTCTTTCAGGTAATCTCGCGATTGCGCTGACCTGTCTGCTACTGTTTATTCCTTCCCACTTTTTCGATTTTATTAGTATTCGCCTGTTTGGCGTCATGATACCTGCGACCCTTCCGGACGGAGTCTTTACTCTGTTTCAAGAAGGCTTCGTTATGCTGTCATTACTGATCTTTTTCTGTAGTTCTATCGCCCCGTTGATTGTTTGCAGTTCAGTAGTGACGGCGCATATCGCCTTAAAGTATCACCAGTTTAAACTACTCAAGATATCGTTAGCCCTTGTTCAACACTTAAAACCTTGGGTGATGATCGACGTGTTCTTGGTGAGCATCGCCATTTCTTGTTTCAAACTACAAGACTATTCAGACATCATTGTTGGGCCCGGTTTGATAGGTCTACTGCTTCTTCAGGTATCAACCGTGCTACTTGTTACTCGTGTGAGTGTCCGCAGGTACTGGGAAGTGTATGAGCCAGAAGACAAGTACGCTGCAACAGAAAAAACGCTACACTGTCACCATTGTCACCTATCTCAACCTGAAGGGACTGAGTGCAAACGCTGTCATAGCCCTATTCACCACCGTAAGCCGCGTTCGATTCAAAAAACGTGGGCTTACCTCATTGCCGCTTCGATTGCGATTTTTCCAGCCAACTTAATCCCTATTTCCATTCTTTTAACCAATGGTAAGCGGTTGGAAGATACGATCTTTTCAGGGGTCGCCTCTTTAGTCAAAAGCGGCATGACGGGAATTGCCGTCATCATCTTTGTCGCCAGTATTGTGGTACCTGTCGCGAAAATTCTTGGCTTGTCCTATCTACTACTCGCCATCCAGTTTAAGCGTAAGGTCTACCACAGACACAGAATGACCATCTATTTCATTATTAAGTGGATCGGTCGATGGTCCATGATGGACTTGTTCGTTATCTCCATCATGATGACATTAGTTGATCGAGGCCAAATCCTTGATTTCACGCCCGGGTATGGGGCGGTTGCATTTGGTATTGTTGTTGTATTGACAATGCTAGCAGCAGAAAGCATGGATCCGAGGTTGATTTGGGATAACTACCCAGACGAAAACAAAAACAAAGAGTCACTAAATGAGTAA
- a CDS encoding ABC transporter ATP-binding protein: MIDNPNTISRSWLITQVKKHKSKLILANVIALIATLISVPIPLLMPLMVDEVLLNQPGKGLEAMNAMLPTSMQTPTGYIALTLLLVVIMRSASQALSILQSRQFTLVSKTITFQMRSKMIDKLGRISIRQYETRGSGGINAHLITDIETIDQFIGSTLSKFLISLLTVIGTAGVLLWLDWRLGLFILLVNPVVIYFSRKLGSKVKHLKKRENQSFERFQNRLVETLDGIYQLRAANREREFLNELKDQANQIRVDADKYAWQSEAAGRVSFLLFLLGFELFRAVAMLMVLFSDLTIGQIFAVFGYLWFMLSPVQELLGIQFSWYSAKAALKRINALLDLEEEHRPVSKVNPFTQDREVDIEIEDVNFSYNEETQVLTNLNLSIPAGKKVALVGASGGGKSTLIQLLIGVYQANSGSIRFNGQTTDDISFDIIRDQIAVVLQQPILFNDTLRHNLTLGSTYDDLQLWRALEIAQMQDVISQLSDGLETQIGRSGIRLSGGQRQRLAIARMILSNPKFVILDEATSALDTATEAALHKALTEFLKGRTTLIVAHRLSAVKQADLIYVLEDGQVSQAGTHGELVEQQGLYQTLYGNVQSHS, from the coding sequence ATGATCGATAATCCCAACACTATTAGCCGTTCTTGGTTGATAACTCAAGTAAAAAAGCACAAGTCGAAACTAATACTTGCCAATGTCATCGCGCTGATTGCGACCTTAATCAGCGTGCCGATCCCTCTATTAATGCCGCTTATGGTGGATGAAGTCCTTCTCAATCAACCGGGTAAAGGGCTAGAGGCGATGAATGCCATGCTGCCTACTTCAATGCAGACACCGACAGGCTACATCGCGCTGACTCTATTGCTGGTGGTCATTATGCGCAGTGCGAGCCAAGCACTCAGCATCCTTCAAAGCCGCCAATTTACCCTGGTGTCAAAAACCATTACCTTCCAAATGCGCAGCAAGATGATCGATAAGCTTGGGCGCATTAGCATTCGTCAATACGAAACGCGTGGCAGCGGTGGCATCAATGCGCACCTTATCACTGATATAGAGACTATCGACCAGTTCATTGGCTCTACACTGAGTAAGTTTTTAATTAGCCTGTTGACCGTCATTGGTACAGCGGGCGTTCTACTATGGCTAGATTGGCGTCTTGGACTGTTTATATTACTGGTTAATCCGGTTGTCATTTATTTCTCTCGCAAGCTAGGTAGCAAGGTTAAGCACCTTAAAAAACGTGAGAACCAATCTTTTGAACGCTTTCAAAATCGCTTGGTTGAAACCTTGGACGGTATTTATCAACTGCGCGCCGCTAATAGAGAACGAGAGTTCCTCAATGAACTCAAGGATCAAGCTAACCAGATTCGTGTTGATGCGGATAAATATGCTTGGCAATCAGAAGCGGCAGGAAGAGTGTCATTCCTACTATTTTTGCTAGGCTTTGAGTTGTTCCGAGCAGTCGCCATGCTAATGGTGCTGTTTAGCGACCTGACCATCGGCCAGATTTTCGCTGTCTTTGGCTACTTGTGGTTTATGCTTTCTCCTGTGCAGGAGCTATTGGGTATTCAGTTCTCTTGGTACAGCGCGAAAGCAGCGTTAAAACGTATCAATGCCCTACTCGATTTAGAGGAAGAGCATCGACCTGTCAGCAAGGTCAATCCATTTACTCAAGACCGAGAAGTAGATATCGAGATAGAAGATGTAAACTTCTCTTATAATGAAGAAACTCAGGTCTTAACCAATCTTAATCTGTCTATTCCGGCCGGAAAAAAGGTAGCATTGGTTGGTGCTAGTGGTGGCGGAAAATCAACACTGATCCAACTGCTAATCGGTGTTTATCAGGCGAATTCAGGCTCAATACGATTTAATGGTCAAACCACTGACGATATCAGTTTTGACATAATTAGAGACCAAATTGCCGTTGTATTACAACAGCCTATACTATTTAATGACACTTTAAGGCATAATCTGACCCTTGGTTCGACCTACGATGATTTGCAGTTGTGGCGGGCACTTGAAATCGCACAAATGCAAGATGTCATTAGCCAATTAAGTGACGGCTTAGAAACACAAATAGGTCGAAGTGGTATCCGTTTGTCTGGTGGTCAAAGGCAGCGTTTAGCCATTGCGCGAATGATTTTAAGTAATCCTAAGTTTGTTATTTTGGATGAAGCAACGTCCGCCCTTGATACAGCGACAGAAGCCGCCTTGCATAAAGCGCTAACAGAATTTTTGAAAGGTCGTACTACACTGATCGTAGCGCACCGATTATCTGCAGTGAAACAAGCAGACCTAATTTACGTACTAGAAGATGGGCAAGTTAGCCAAGCGGGTACACACGGAGAGTTGGTTGAACAACAAGGTTTATATCAAACATTATATGGTAATGTGCAATCGCACAGTTAA
- a CDS encoding GAF domain-containing protein, with protein MKIEHYHRLTKQAAALIESETDLIANLSNVSALLNMELDNLNWVGFYLMKDGELVLGPFQGKPACVRIPVGRGVCGTAVATNTVQRIYDVHEFEGHIACDAESNSELVIPFSINGEIAGVLDIDSPDVGRFNEIDEEGLTFLMSEVEKLLNSHAIGA; from the coding sequence ATGAAAATAGAACATTACCACCGCTTAACCAAGCAAGCTGCGGCATTAATTGAATCTGAAACCGATCTTATTGCGAATCTATCGAATGTCAGTGCTTTGCTTAACATGGAGTTAGACAACCTAAACTGGGTTGGTTTCTATCTAATGAAAGACGGTGAGTTAGTTCTTGGCCCATTCCAAGGTAAACCAGCTTGTGTTCGTATTCCTGTTGGTCGCGGTGTATGTGGAACAGCGGTAGCAACTAACACAGTACAACGCATATACGATGTACATGAGTTTGAAGGTCATATTGCTTGTGATGCCGAGAGTAATTCTGAGCTAGTTATCCCATTTTCAATCAATGGTGAAATTGCTGGGGTACTAGATATTGATAGCCCTGATGTAGGCCGATTCAATGAAATTGATGAGGAAGGACTGACATTTTTGATGAGCGAAGTAGAAAAGCTGCTTAATTCACACGCTATCGGGGCATAA
- the proQ gene encoding RNA chaperone ProQ codes for MENTEKLKNSKEVIAYIAECFPKCFTLEGEAKPLKIGIFQDLAERLTDDPKVSKTQLRAALRQYTSSWRYLHGVKPGAVRVDLDGNPAGELDEEHVEHAKTALAESKAKVQARRKEQAQKAREEGKAKAKPAAKKPQGRRPQQNKVQKANKPVETRALNADEVKVGNQVNVNMGKGNMAATIVEINKEDVRVQLSNGLQMVVKAEHLRA; via the coding sequence ATGGAAAACACTGAAAAGTTAAAAAACAGCAAAGAAGTTATCGCATATATTGCTGAATGTTTCCCTAAGTGCTTTACTTTAGAAGGTGAAGCAAAGCCACTTAAAATTGGTATTTTTCAAGATCTTGCGGAGCGTCTAACGGACGATCCAAAAGTAAGCAAAACTCAACTTCGTGCAGCGTTAAGACAATACACTTCATCATGGCGTTACCTTCACGGTGTGAAGCCTGGTGCAGTACGTGTAGATTTAGATGGCAACCCAGCAGGTGAGCTAGATGAAGAACACGTAGAACACGCGAAAACAGCACTAGCTGAGAGCAAAGCGAAAGTGCAAGCTCGTCGTAAAGAGCAAGCGCAAAAAGCTCGTGAAGAAGGCAAAGCGAAAGCTAAGCCAGCTGCGAAAAAGCCACAAGGCCGTCGCCCACAACAGAATAAAGTACAAAAAGCCAATAAGCCGGTAGAAACGCGTGCTTTGAATGCTGACGAAGTAAAAGTTGGCAATCAAGTAAACGTCAATATGGGTAAAGGAAACATGGCTGCGACTATCGTTGAAATCAATAAGGAAGATGTGCGTGTTCAACTGTCTAACGGCCTACAAATGGTTGTAAAAGCGGAGCACCTACGCGCATAA
- the prc gene encoding carboxy terminal-processing peptidase has protein sequence MKCRSKMSLIAASLWLAASSAYALEAKITLEDLPVLSPEAQHATASKRVEEKLTSSHYKHIKLNDDLSRKIFWRYVESLDYNKNVFTQADIDAISKWQDSIDDQLKSGDTQIAFELYNLSMKRRYERFVHALKLLDTEMKFDIDESIELDRSEATWPKDTAELDELWRKRVKYDALNLKLTGKEWDEVKEVLGKRYNNALKRLSQTHSEDVFQFYMNAFAREVDPHTSYLSPRNAEQFQTEMNLSLEGIGAVLQMTDDYTVIRSLVAGGPASKSKQLGEGDRIIGVGQDGEEIVDVIGWRLDDVVQLIKGPKGTKVNLQILPEGKDAKATVITLVRDKIRLEDRAVKSEVIEKDGKKIGVLEVPSFYVGLAKDTDKLISELKEQNVDGIIVDLRNNGGGALTEASALTGLFIKSGPVVQVRDSYGRVNVKGDFDDQISYDGPMSVLINRNSASASEIFAAALQDYGRAVILGENSFGKGTVQQHRTLGKIYDLFDKELGYVQYTIQKFYRIDGGSTQNKGVAPDIAYPTAVDPSETGESVEDNALPWDSIDKAKYKVLQRNSEMVNQLAAKHEARIAKDLEFGFIAEDIAKYKAEKDDNTLSLNKKTRQAESDQADERRLARINERQKAEGEEPFKSLDDVPKDYEAPDAYLDESVAIMVDMIKS, from the coding sequence ATGAAATGCCGTTCAAAAATGTCGCTGATCGCTGCTAGCTTATGGCTAGCAGCTTCTTCAGCCTATGCTCTAGAAGCAAAAATTACCCTTGAGGACTTACCTGTCCTTTCTCCGGAAGCACAACACGCCACAGCAAGTAAGCGTGTCGAAGAAAAGCTTACCAGCTCTCACTACAAACATATCAAACTCAATGATGACCTATCGCGTAAGATTTTTTGGCGCTATGTCGAATCATTGGACTACAACAAGAACGTCTTCACTCAAGCTGACATCGATGCCATCTCTAAGTGGCAAGACTCTATTGATGACCAGTTAAAGTCGGGTGACACTCAAATTGCATTTGAACTGTACAACTTATCGATGAAGCGTCGTTATGAGCGATTTGTTCATGCGCTAAAGCTTCTTGATACAGAAATGAAGTTTGATATCGACGAGAGTATCGAGCTTGATCGTAGCGAAGCGACTTGGCCAAAAGACACGGCAGAGCTTGATGAGTTGTGGAGAAAGCGAGTCAAGTATGACGCTCTAAACCTGAAACTAACAGGCAAAGAGTGGGACGAAGTCAAAGAGGTTCTTGGTAAACGATACAACAACGCTTTGAAGAGGCTGAGCCAGACGCACAGTGAAGATGTCTTCCAATTCTATATGAACGCATTTGCTCGTGAAGTGGATCCTCATACTAGCTATCTTTCCCCTCGTAATGCCGAGCAGTTCCAAACAGAGATGAATCTTTCTCTAGAAGGTATTGGTGCAGTATTGCAAATGACCGATGACTACACTGTCATTCGTTCTTTAGTCGCTGGTGGTCCGGCTTCTAAGAGCAAGCAATTAGGCGAGGGTGATCGAATCATTGGTGTTGGTCAAGATGGTGAAGAGATTGTTGATGTCATTGGTTGGCGACTCGATGATGTCGTGCAGTTAATCAAAGGACCGAAAGGAACTAAGGTTAACCTGCAGATCTTGCCTGAAGGCAAAGATGCGAAAGCAACGGTGATTACCTTAGTTCGTGACAAAATTCGTTTGGAAGACCGCGCTGTTAAATCCGAAGTAATCGAGAAAGACGGCAAGAAGATTGGTGTACTTGAAGTCCCTAGCTTCTATGTCGGCTTAGCAAAAGATACAGACAAGCTGATTTCTGAGCTAAAAGAGCAGAATGTTGATGGTATCATCGTCGATCTTCGCAATAACGGCGGCGGTGCTTTGACAGAAGCTTCGGCACTAACCGGACTGTTCATCAAGAGCGGCCCAGTGGTTCAAGTACGTGACAGCTATGGCCGAGTCAATGTGAAAGGCGACTTTGATGACCAGATCAGTTATGACGGTCCAATGAGTGTCCTGATCAACCGTAATAGCGCATCAGCCTCCGAGATTTTTGCGGCAGCGCTCCAAGACTATGGTCGTGCCGTGATTCTTGGTGAAAACTCTTTCGGTAAAGGCACGGTTCAACAACACCGTACGCTTGGCAAGATTTATGACTTGTTCGATAAAGAGCTTGGTTATGTTCAGTATACGATTCAGAAATTTTACCGAATCGATGGTGGTAGTACACAAAATAAAGGTGTAGCGCCTGATATTGCGTATCCAACAGCAGTTGACCCTAGCGAAACCGGTGAGAGTGTTGAAGATAACGCTCTGCCTTGGGATAGTATCGACAAAGCCAAATACAAAGTGTTACAGCGTAACTCTGAGATGGTTAATCAGCTAGCTGCCAAACATGAAGCTCGTATTGCCAAAGATCTTGAATTTGGTTTTATCGCCGAAGATATTGCTAAGTACAAAGCAGAAAAAGACGACAACACTTTATCACTGAATAAGAAAACTCGTCAGGCAGAGAGCGATCAAGCAGATGAAAGACGTTTAGCTCGAATCAACGAACGTCAGAAAGCTGAGGGTGAAGAGCCATTTAAGTCTTTAGATGATGTACCTAAAGATTATGAAGCGCCTGATGCTTACCTTGATGAATCTGTAGCTATCATGGTTGATATGATTAAATCGTAA